The following proteins come from a genomic window of Microbacterium sulfonylureivorans:
- a CDS encoding DUF5684 domain-containing protein produces the protein MNADASTTIAGILISLIAVAALYVWTAIALSAVFRKSGEEAWKAWVPILNTIVLLQLGGLSPWLVLLALVPVLGQLALWVVIVLACYRINVAFGFGVGMTVLAALLLPAWATVLGFGSARWVGAEPAGGVRRSADSASARPAGYASDDAGPPPLPPASAVPLSGPDANAGWAPAASTPPRPAPPVPPMPSFPAPVGAAVSDDPEEPISFVPVHSASAPSAPPVPQAPAVPDTEPAPALPAPASSARANQGWGGFDLGAVGELTSEVTAAVSGAPHPIAAVPAGTGPEADAVPPTPAVTRVPAARAVPDVEPWAPARSPLPEEDAFPEASGEVSAVAGAPDAGIPRSARASVSAQHVLPEIPDDVEETVIANRRRSKWSLMLPSGSSVELTADVVLVGRRPAPSTAYPSAQLVEVDDGTVSKTHLRLERHGEEWSATDLHSTNGTILVASDGAEREIVPGTAHRAPGRLLLGDAELRLGPDDGGR, from the coding sequence ATGAATGCCGATGCATCCACGACCATCGCCGGGATCCTGATCTCGCTGATCGCCGTCGCCGCTCTCTACGTGTGGACGGCGATCGCGCTGTCCGCCGTCTTCCGCAAGTCCGGCGAGGAGGCGTGGAAGGCCTGGGTGCCGATCCTCAACACGATCGTGCTGCTGCAGCTGGGCGGCCTGTCGCCGTGGCTGGTCCTGCTGGCGCTGGTTCCCGTTCTCGGCCAGCTCGCGCTCTGGGTCGTCATCGTGCTCGCCTGCTATCGGATCAACGTGGCCTTCGGGTTCGGCGTGGGCATGACGGTCCTCGCCGCGCTGCTGCTCCCGGCGTGGGCGACCGTGCTCGGATTCGGCTCGGCGCGATGGGTCGGTGCCGAGCCCGCCGGCGGAGTCCGTCGTTCGGCCGACAGCGCGTCTGCGCGACCGGCCGGCTACGCGTCCGACGACGCCGGCCCGCCGCCGCTGCCCCCGGCATCGGCCGTGCCGCTTTCCGGGCCCGATGCGAATGCGGGATGGGCGCCCGCCGCGTCGACACCGCCTCGCCCGGCTCCTCCCGTGCCGCCGATGCCGTCGTTCCCCGCACCCGTGGGCGCGGCTGTCTCCGACGACCCGGAGGAGCCCATCTCGTTCGTGCCCGTCCACTCCGCGTCGGCCCCCTCGGCCCCTCCGGTTCCGCAGGCGCCCGCCGTGCCCGACACCGAGCCGGCGCCCGCGCTTCCCGCGCCGGCGTCGTCTGCACGGGCGAACCAGGGCTGGGGCGGATTCGACCTCGGCGCGGTCGGCGAGCTGACCAGCGAGGTCACCGCCGCCGTGAGCGGCGCGCCGCACCCGATCGCCGCGGTGCCGGCGGGCACCGGACCCGAGGCCGATGCCGTCCCGCCCACCCCTGCCGTCACCCGCGTCCCGGCCGCCCGGGCGGTGCCCGATGTCGAGCCGTGGGCGCCCGCGCGCTCGCCGCTGCCGGAGGAGGACGCGTTCCCCGAGGCCTCCGGCGAGGTCTCGGCGGTCGCCGGAGCGCCGGATGCCGGCATCCCGCGCTCCGCTCGTGCCTCGGTGTCCGCCCAGCATGTGCTCCCGGAGATCCCCGACGACGTCGAGGAGACGGTGATCGCCAACCGTCGCCGGTCGAAGTGGTCGCTCATGCTCCCGTCCGGATCGAGCGTCGAGCTCACGGCGGACGTCGTCCTGGTGGGCCGCCGCCCGGCCCCGAGCACGGCGTACCCGAGCGCCCAGCTCGTCGAGGTGGACGACGGCACCGTCTCGAAGACCCACCTCCGCCTCGAGCGGCACGGCGAGGAGTGGTCGGCGACCGATCTGCACTCGACGAACGGCACGATCCTCGTCGCGTCGGACGGCGCAGAGCGCGAGATCGTGCCGGGCACGGCGCACCGGGCTCCGGGCCGCCTCCTCCTCGGCGACGCCGAACTCCGCCTCGGTCCCGACGACGGCGGCCGATGA
- a CDS encoding RDD family protein: MTDPAPSALLAGDDAAPWNDADPASAARLGIVSAGAGYRSLAFAIDATIWLVLAAPLMLGAAMLVLGDTTIVPVVLIGLGWLLTTLFAVFQLIAHGRRGVTVGKAALRLRSIAAADLGRPGFWRVVLRALVLSASFLVLVVVGPAVLFASALWDPQARGRSILDRVGGCWVIDARAGLDPFDAKALRHARRAMRGRPGADEDLPSMASGAAVESALRIPDARSRAGVVGPGGTGAQWSLAASADDGGLIDGVPGADAASPASTGLPGLTPDTGRAEPGPASPTPFAPPAPAAPSTDAARPHAPAQRPHAPAPASAPLAAPAPVPAPAEVVQAAGAVPPAGLRRAQAMVRFDDGSVVRVPVLGLIGRDPGPVAGESVDAVVRLDDPERLMSKTHAAFGQDAEGVWVSDRGSRNGTQLLSPGGDVVDVAAGERMRVPVGWTVQVGGRTFELVPRGADS, translated from the coding sequence ATGACCGACCCTGCTCCCTCCGCCCTGCTCGCCGGTGACGACGCGGCGCCCTGGAACGACGCGGATCCCGCCTCGGCGGCCCGGCTCGGGATCGTCTCCGCCGGCGCGGGATACCGTTCGCTCGCCTTCGCGATCGACGCCACGATCTGGCTCGTGCTCGCGGCGCCCCTCATGCTCGGCGCCGCGATGCTCGTGCTCGGCGACACGACGATCGTTCCCGTGGTCCTCATCGGGCTCGGCTGGCTCCTCACGACCCTGTTCGCAGTGTTCCAGCTGATCGCGCACGGGCGGCGCGGGGTGACCGTCGGCAAGGCCGCTCTGCGGCTGCGCTCGATCGCCGCCGCCGACCTGGGTCGCCCCGGCTTCTGGCGGGTCGTGCTGCGCGCCCTCGTGCTCTCGGCGAGCTTCCTCGTGCTCGTCGTCGTCGGGCCGGCTGTGCTGTTCGCCTCGGCGTTGTGGGATCCGCAGGCTCGGGGACGCAGCATCCTGGATCGGGTGGGCGGATGCTGGGTCATCGACGCCCGCGCCGGACTCGACCCCTTCGACGCCAAGGCGCTCCGCCATGCGCGTCGCGCGATGCGCGGCCGTCCGGGCGCCGACGAGGACCTCCCCTCGATGGCCAGCGGCGCCGCCGTCGAGAGCGCGCTGCGCATCCCCGACGCGCGATCGCGCGCCGGGGTCGTCGGACCGGGCGGAACCGGGGCGCAGTGGTCGCTCGCGGCGTCCGCGGACGATGGCGGGCTGATCGACGGGGTCCCCGGAGCGGATGCCGCGTCTCCTGCGTCGACGGGCCTGCCCGGGCTCACCCCCGACACGGGCCGCGCGGAGCCCGGCCCGGCGTCTCCGACCCCCTTCGCGCCGCCCGCGCCCGCCGCGCCGTCCACCGACGCTGCGCGGCCTCACGCACCCGCGCAGCGGCCTCACGCGCCCGCGCCCGCCTCGGCGCCCCTGGCCGCACCGGCCCCCGTGCCGGCTCCTGCCGAGGTCGTCCAGGCGGCCGGCGCCGTTCCGCCGGCCGGGCTCCGCCGGGCCCAGGCGATGGTCCGCTTCGACGACGGCTCGGTCGTCCGCGTGCCCGTGCTCGGGCTCATCGGCCGTGACCCCGGCCCCGTCGCCGGGGAGAGCGTCGACGCGGTGGTCCGCCTCGACGACCCCGAGCGGCTGATGTCGAAGACGCACGCCGCGTTCGGGCAGGACGCGGAGGGCGTGTGGGTCTCGGACCGAGGATCACGCAACGGCACGCAGCTTCTCTCGCCCGGTGGAGACGTCGTCGACGTCGCTGCCGGCGAGCGGATGCGCGTGCCCGTGGGGTGGACCGTGCAGGTCGGGGGCAGGACGTTCGAGCTTGTTCCGAGAGGTGCTGATTCGTGA
- a CDS encoding FtsK/SpoIIIE domain-containing protein: MKLKLGLRRGAGSTVDVLVTADSTASVQDVARALAEGDALAAEGGVNASDVPTLLVASPAGRPVQLDPSASIADAPIGSGFDASVVPAVPSAGAGGAVTAAVMRIHSGPDAGRTIPLPAGTTVIGRVAPAQVLLDDPLVSKRHARVEVDQGIELIDLNSANGLIVDGGLVQRVRVVLGQKITIGATEVSFSAVPRVGGDASLVLERGGALMFNRSPRVEDRYAGQEFRHPIIPNEADPRIFPWPMIMAPVLLGLAMFAVTQRPTSLLIVAMAPLMMLGNFIGQRTQQGKKLQLEIETFETQLEELEDQLQVEETVERERRRAEAPATATVYENAMALGPMLWTRRPEHWNFLGLRLGVGSGHSRNTVQEANDQRGIAQYSQQVRQLRDRFARIDDVPVIELLPSAGAIGIAGPRELAADVVRGLGVQLFGLHAPNEVVTAAIVDPGWTGDMEWMKWLPHTTSPRSPFAEMALADSQSAGTALLNGLEEAILERLSGSATHRGPLAAKDVSMSLGKFVGEQTGGGSAAGDVSLVLFVTHDAPIDRPRLTQVIERGPDAGVYTIFVAPTVESLPASCRTFIDVTNGLDDAMVGWVRAGDRAQSVAIEGVSREYAEIFAKRLAPVVDSSSVAADSSDLPASVSLLRLIGTDMAAEPTAAIERWRQNNSIIDRARGPRPRLKRAGTLKAYVGQGSPDAMSLDLRTQGPHALVGGTTGSGKSEFLQAWVLGMAAEYSPDRVTFLFVDYKGGSAFADCVELPHTVGLVTDLSPHLVRRALTSLRAELHHREHLFNRKKAKDLLELEKRQDPETPPALVLVIDEFAALATEVPEFVDGVVDIAQRGRSLGIHLIMATQRPAGVIKDNLRANTNLRVALRMADAADSNDVVGDAVASTFDPSIPGRGIAKTGPGRLVPFQSGYAGGWTAEEPDRAQVRVAELRFGSVTLWEAEGDSDSDTHDEDLGPNDQKRLVANLVRASSDAGIPAPRRPWLDDLASTIDLRDLPLDGDARIPIGLADIPQRQLQEAVYFQPDTDGHMLVYGTSGAGKSAALRTIGIAAGARPDLGRVAVYGIDFGTGALRSLESMPHVGSVVSGDDVERVQRLFRTLRGVLDDRAKRYSDVNAATLAEYRQISGDDSEPRIFVLLDGFGVFKQDWETSSTRAAFYGIFMRLLGEGRPLGVHVVATADRYGAVPTAVSANVTKRIVLRMSDEGAYSILGVAKDVLNERSAPGRAIVDGLETQVAVIGGTTNVAEQNAAAEAFAATLRAAGAVEAKNIGSLPTELAASELPARAGELPVLGIGDDTLGPKAFEPVGTFVVAGPPQSGKTTALRAIVSSIERFDPEVELFHVGGRRAALRDFRSWRRAVSALEDVRTLAKELKDIVIDESVSKRIVVVVENITEFGDTDAERPLKELFQAINRSDHFLVADGDVSQLSSGYGLIGELKAGRHGIALRPETYDGDSLFKVPFPKVQRHEFPAGRGLFVENGQIVTVQLPLVAE; this comes from the coding sequence GTGAAGCTGAAGCTGGGTCTGCGCCGCGGCGCCGGCTCGACCGTCGACGTGCTCGTCACCGCCGACTCGACGGCGAGCGTGCAGGATGTCGCGCGCGCCCTTGCCGAAGGCGACGCGCTGGCCGCCGAGGGCGGGGTGAACGCGAGCGACGTCCCGACGCTGCTGGTCGCGTCGCCGGCGGGCCGGCCGGTGCAGCTCGACCCGTCCGCGTCGATCGCGGACGCGCCGATCGGATCGGGCTTCGACGCCTCCGTCGTCCCCGCCGTGCCGAGCGCCGGCGCCGGCGGGGCGGTCACCGCCGCGGTCATGCGCATCCACAGCGGCCCCGATGCCGGTCGCACCATCCCGCTCCCGGCGGGGACGACCGTGATCGGCCGGGTCGCTCCGGCGCAGGTGCTCCTCGACGACCCGCTGGTCTCCAAGCGCCATGCCCGCGTCGAGGTCGACCAGGGCATCGAGCTGATCGACCTCAACTCCGCGAACGGCCTGATCGTCGACGGCGGCCTCGTGCAGCGCGTGCGCGTCGTCCTCGGCCAGAAGATCACGATCGGCGCGACCGAGGTGTCGTTCTCGGCGGTCCCGCGCGTCGGCGGCGACGCCTCCCTCGTGCTCGAGCGCGGCGGTGCGCTCATGTTCAACCGCTCGCCGCGCGTCGAGGACCGCTACGCGGGCCAGGAGTTCCGGCATCCGATCATCCCCAACGAGGCGGACCCGCGCATCTTCCCGTGGCCGATGATCATGGCCCCGGTACTCCTCGGTCTCGCGATGTTCGCCGTCACGCAGCGCCCGACGTCGCTGCTCATCGTCGCGATGGCGCCGCTCATGATGCTCGGCAACTTCATCGGGCAGCGCACCCAGCAGGGCAAGAAGCTGCAGCTCGAGATCGAGACGTTCGAGACGCAGCTCGAGGAGCTCGAGGACCAGCTCCAGGTCGAGGAGACGGTCGAGCGCGAGCGGCGGCGGGCTGAGGCCCCCGCCACCGCGACGGTCTACGAGAACGCGATGGCGCTCGGGCCGATGCTGTGGACGCGCAGGCCGGAGCACTGGAACTTCCTCGGACTCCGGCTGGGTGTCGGCTCGGGGCACAGCCGCAACACCGTGCAGGAGGCCAACGACCAGCGCGGCATCGCCCAGTACTCGCAGCAGGTGCGCCAGCTGCGCGACCGCTTCGCGCGCATCGACGACGTCCCGGTCATCGAGCTGCTCCCGTCGGCCGGCGCGATCGGCATCGCCGGGCCGCGCGAGCTCGCCGCGGACGTCGTGCGCGGGCTCGGCGTGCAGCTGTTCGGCCTGCACGCCCCCAACGAGGTCGTCACGGCCGCCATCGTCGATCCGGGCTGGACCGGCGACATGGAGTGGATGAAGTGGCTGCCGCACACCACGAGTCCGCGATCGCCGTTCGCCGAGATGGCGCTCGCCGACAGCCAGTCGGCCGGCACGGCCCTGCTGAACGGCCTCGAGGAGGCCATCCTGGAGCGGCTGTCCGGCTCGGCGACGCACCGCGGGCCGCTCGCGGCCAAGGACGTCTCGATGTCGCTGGGCAAGTTCGTCGGCGAGCAGACCGGCGGCGGCTCGGCCGCGGGCGACGTGTCGCTCGTCCTGTTCGTGACCCACGACGCCCCGATCGACCGTCCCCGACTCACCCAGGTGATCGAGCGCGGACCGGATGCCGGCGTGTACACGATCTTCGTGGCGCCCACGGTGGAGTCCCTCCCGGCGTCGTGCCGCACCTTCATCGACGTCACGAACGGGCTCGACGACGCGATGGTCGGGTGGGTCCGTGCCGGCGACCGCGCGCAGAGCGTCGCCATCGAGGGCGTCTCGCGCGAGTACGCCGAGATCTTCGCCAAGCGTCTCGCGCCCGTGGTCGACTCCAGCTCCGTCGCCGCCGACTCGTCCGACCTGCCTGCGAGCGTCTCGCTCCTCCGCCTGATCGGCACCGACATGGCCGCCGAGCCGACGGCGGCGATCGAGCGCTGGCGGCAGAACAACTCGATCATCGACCGGGCCCGCGGGCCCCGGCCGCGCCTCAAGCGCGCGGGCACGCTCAAGGCGTACGTCGGTCAGGGGAGTCCCGACGCGATGTCGCTCGACCTGCGCACACAGGGCCCGCACGCGCTCGTGGGCGGCACGACCGGATCGGGCAAGTCGGAGTTCCTGCAGGCGTGGGTGCTCGGCATGGCGGCGGAGTACAGCCCCGACCGCGTCACGTTCCTGTTCGTCGACTACAAGGGCGGCTCCGCGTTCGCCGACTGCGTCGAGCTCCCGCACACCGTGGGGCTCGTGACCGACCTCAGTCCCCACCTCGTCCGCCGCGCGCTGACGAGCCTCCGGGCGGAGCTGCACCACCGCGAGCACCTGTTCAACCGCAAGAAGGCGAAGGATCTCCTCGAGCTCGAGAAGCGGCAGGACCCCGAGACCCCGCCGGCGCTGGTGCTCGTCATCGACGAGTTCGCCGCCCTCGCGACCGAGGTGCCCGAGTTCGTCGACGGGGTCGTCGACATCGCCCAGCGCGGCCGCTCGCTCGGCATCCACCTGATCATGGCGACCCAGCGCCCCGCCGGCGTCATCAAGGACAACCTGCGCGCCAACACGAACCTGCGCGTGGCCCTGCGGATGGCGGATGCCGCGGACTCGAACGACGTCGTGGGCGACGCGGTGGCGTCCACCTTCGATCCGTCGATCCCGGGCCGCGGAATCGCGAAGACCGGGCCGGGACGCCTGGTGCCGTTCCAGTCGGGGTACGCCGGAGGCTGGACCGCGGAGGAGCCCGACCGCGCGCAGGTGCGGGTCGCCGAGCTCCGCTTCGGCTCCGTGACGCTGTGGGAGGCGGAGGGCGACAGCGACTCCGACACCCACGACGAGGATCTGGGTCCCAACGACCAGAAGCGGCTCGTCGCCAACCTCGTGCGCGCGTCGTCGGATGCCGGCATCCCCGCCCCACGCCGCCCCTGGCTCGACGACCTCGCCTCGACGATCGACCTGCGCGACCTGCCGCTCGACGGCGACGCCCGCATTCCGATCGGCCTGGCCGACATCCCACAGCGCCAGCTGCAGGAGGCGGTGTACTTCCAGCCCGACACCGACGGCCACATGCTCGTCTACGGGACGAGCGGCGCGGGCAAGAGCGCCGCGCTGCGCACGATCGGCATCGCGGCCGGCGCGCGACCCGATCTCGGACGCGTCGCCGTCTACGGCATCGACTTCGGCACCGGCGCGCTCCGGTCGCTCGAGTCGATGCCCCACGTGGGCTCGGTGGTGTCCGGCGACGATGTGGAACGCGTGCAGCGCCTCTTCCGCACCCTGCGCGGCGTGCTCGACGACCGGGCGAAGCGGTACTCCGACGTCAACGCCGCGACGCTCGCCGAGTACCGCCAGATCTCCGGCGACGACTCCGAACCCCGCATCTTCGTGCTGCTGGACGGATTCGGCGTCTTCAAGCAGGACTGGGAGACGTCGTCGACTCGCGCGGCGTTCTACGGCATCTTCATGCGCCTGCTCGGCGAGGGGCGCCCGCTCGGCGTCCACGTCGTCGCGACCGCCGACCGCTACGGCGCCGTGCCGACGGCGGTGAGCGCGAACGTGACCAAGCGCATCGTGCTGCGGATGTCGGACGAAGGCGCGTATTCCATCCTGGGCGTCGCCAAGGACGTGCTCAACGAGCGGAGCGCGCCCGGTCGTGCGATCGTCGACGGACTCGAGACGCAGGTCGCCGTCATCGGCGGCACCACGAACGTCGCCGAGCAGAACGCGGCGGCGGAGGCCTTCGCGGCGACGCTCCGCGCGGCCGGCGCGGTCGAGGCGAAGAACATCGGATCGCTGCCGACCGAGCTCGCCGCGTCCGAGCTGCCCGCGCGGGCCGGGGAGCTCCCGGTCCTCGGCATCGGCGACGACACCCTCGGGCCCAAGGCGTTCGAGCCCGTGGGCACCTTCGTCGTGGCGGGTCCGCCGCAGAGCGGGAAGACGACCGCCCTGCGGGCGATCGTGTCGTCGATCGAGCGGTTCGATCCCGAGGTCGAGCTCTTCCATGTGGGCGGGCGCCGCGCCGCGCTCCGGGACTTCCGATCCTGGCGCCGCGCGGTCTCGGCCCTCGAGGACGTGCGCACGCTCGCGAAGGAACTCAAGGACATCGTCATCGACGAGTCGGTCTCGAAGCGCATCGTGGTGGTCGTCGAGAACATCACCGAGTTCGGCGACACCGATGCCGAGCGGCCCCTCAAGGAGCTGTTCCAGGCCATCAACCGCAGCGATCACTTCCTCGTCGCAGACGGCGACGTCTCCCAGCTCAGCAGCGGGTACGGCCTGATCGGCGAGCTCAAGGCGGGTCGCCACGGCATCGCCCTGCGCCCGGAGACCTACGACGGAGACTCGCTGTTCAAGGTTCCCTTCCCCAAGGTGCAGCGCCATGAGTTCCCCGCCGGCCGAGGGCTGTTCGTCGAGAACGGCCAGATCGTCACGGTGCAGCTCCCGCTCGTCGCGGAGTAG
- a CDS encoding WXG100 family type VII secretion target, with translation MADFKASYGEMEAMSGKLDSGREEIGDVLRRLKSDVDRLLGDDFKTQHASGKFGEGYTELTTGLEKAIEGISDMGESLRKMQQAIKDTDQALAGN, from the coding sequence ATGGCGGACTTCAAGGCTTCTTACGGCGAGATGGAAGCGATGTCGGGCAAGCTCGACAGCGGTCGTGAGGAGATCGGCGATGTCCTTCGCCGTCTGAAGAGCGATGTGGACCGTCTGCTGGGCGACGACTTCAAGACGCAGCACGCGTCGGGCAAGTTCGGCGAGGGCTACACCGAGCTGACGACCGGTCTGGAGAAGGCCATCGAGGGCATCTCCGACATGGGCGAGTCGCTGCGCAAGATGCAGCAGGCGATCAAGGACACCGACCAGGCACTCGCCGGCAACTGA
- a CDS encoding flagellar protein FlgN: MAEPDVDLNLDDLRVMSTNLGTFVTEFENIDDTTDDVEGAVGRPAGDSRLRSKVNDFEEGWNGNREVILESLKNVHEHIKAIVDGFSETDTKMAGDGS, translated from the coding sequence GTGGCTGAGCCGGACGTCGATCTGAATCTGGATGACCTGCGGGTGATGAGCACGAATCTCGGGACCTTCGTCACCGAGTTCGAGAACATCGACGACACGACCGACGACGTCGAGGGCGCCGTCGGCCGGCCCGCGGGCGACAGCCGCCTGCGCTCCAAGGTCAACGACTTCGAAGAGGGCTGGAACGGCAACCGCGAGGTGATCCTCGAGTCCCTCAAGAACGTCCACGAGCACATCAAGGCGATCGTGGACGGCTTCTCGGAGACCGACACGAAGATGGCAGGCGACGGCTCATGA
- the rpsL gene encoding 30S ribosomal protein S12: MPTIQQLVRKGRSPKVSKTKAPALKANPQQAGVCTRVYTTTPKKPNSAMRKVARVKLRNGTEVTAYIPGEGHNLQEHSLVLVRGGRVKDLPGVRYKIVRGALDTQAVKNRKQARSRYGAKKG; the protein is encoded by the coding sequence GTGCCAACCATTCAGCAGTTGGTTCGCAAGGGTCGCTCGCCCAAGGTCTCGAAGACCAAGGCGCCGGCGCTCAAGGCGAACCCGCAGCAGGCGGGTGTCTGCACCCGTGTGTACACGACCACGCCCAAGAAGCCGAACTCGGCGATGCGCAAGGTCGCCCGTGTCAAGCTCCGCAACGGCACCGAGGTCACCGCGTACATCCCCGGCGAAGGCCACAACCTGCAGGAGCACTCGCTCGTGCTCGTCCGCGGCGGCCGTGTGAAAGACCTTCCGGGTGTCCGTTACAAGATCGTCCGTGGCGCGCTCGACACGCAGGCCGTCAAGAACCGTAAGCAGGCTCGCAGCCGCTACGGCGCGAAGAAGGGTTAA
- the rpsG gene encoding 30S ribosomal protein S7 — protein MPRKGPAPKRPVVNDPVYGAPIVSQLVNKILVDGKKSLAESIVYTALKGVEAKNGQDAVATLKKALDNVRPTLEVKSRRVGGSTYQVPVEVKPHRANTLALRWLVSYAKGRREKTMTERLQNEILDASNGLGAAVKRREDTHKMAESNRAFAHYRW, from the coding sequence ATGCCTCGTAAGGGACCCGCCCCGAAGCGCCCCGTCGTCAACGACCCGGTCTACGGCGCACCGATCGTCAGCCAGCTCGTGAACAAGATCCTCGTCGACGGCAAGAAGTCGCTCGCCGAGTCGATCGTGTACACGGCCCTCAAGGGTGTCGAGGCGAAGAACGGCCAGGACGCCGTCGCCACGCTCAAGAAGGCGCTCGACAACGTGCGCCCGACCCTCGAGGTCAAGAGCCGCCGCGTCGGTGGCTCGACCTACCAGGTGCCGGTCGAGGTCAAGCCTCACCGTGCCAACACGCTCGCCCTGCGCTGGCTCGTGAGCTACGCCAAGGGTCGTCGTGAGAAGACGATGACCGAGCGCCTCCAGAACGAGATCCTGGATGCCTCGAACGGCCTGGGTGCCGCGGTCAAGCGCCGCGAAGACACCCACAAGATGGCCGAGTCGAACCGCGCCTTCGCGCACTACCGCTGGTAA
- the fusA gene encoding elongation factor G → MAQEVLTDLTKVRNIGIMAHIDAGKTTTTERILYYTGTNHKIGETHDGASTTDWMEQEQERGITITSAAVTCFWDKNQINIIDTPGHVDFTVEVERSLRVLDGAVAVFDGKEGVEPQSETVWRQADKYEVPRICFVNKMDKLGADFYFTVDTIINKLKAKPLVIQLPIGVENDFIGVVDLVEMRALVWAGDAKGDVTMGAKYDIQEIPADMADKVAEYREILLETVAETDEELLEKHFGGEELTVAEIKAAIRKLTVNSEIYPVLCGSAFKNRGVQPMLDAVVDYLPSPLDVPAIEAHDPKNEETVILRHSDREEPFTALAFKIVTHPFFGRLTYIRVYSGHLDSGAQIVNSTKSKKERIGKIFQMYANKENPVPAVTAGHIYAVIGLKDTTTGDTLCDSQNQVVLESMTFPEPVIEVAIEPKTKADQEKLGLAIQKLAEEDPTFRVEQNSDTGQTVIKGMGELHLDILVDRMKREFKVEANVGKPQVAYRETIKKSVEKHDYTHKKQTGGSGQFAKIQFTIEPLEVTADKTYEFENKVTGGRIPREYISPTDQGFQDAMNVGVLAGYPMVGVKAILLDGASHDVDSSEMAFKIAGSMGFKEAVRRANPVILEPLMSVEVRTPEEYMGDVIGDLNSRRGQIQSMEDAQGVKVVRALVPLSEMFGYIGDLRSKTSGRAVYSMEFDSYAEVPRNVMDEIVQKTKGE, encoded by the coding sequence GTGGCACAAGAAGTGCTCACCGACCTGACCAAGGTCCGCAACATCGGCATCATGGCGCACATCGATGCCGGCAAGACGACGACGACCGAGCGCATCCTGTATTACACGGGCACCAATCACAAGATCGGTGAGACGCACGATGGCGCGTCGACCACCGACTGGATGGAGCAGGAGCAGGAGCGCGGCATCACGATCACGTCGGCCGCCGTCACGTGCTTCTGGGACAAGAACCAGATCAACATCATCGACACCCCCGGTCACGTCGACTTCACGGTCGAGGTGGAGCGCTCGCTCCGCGTCCTCGACGGCGCCGTCGCCGTCTTCGACGGCAAGGAGGGCGTCGAGCCCCAGTCCGAGACCGTCTGGCGTCAGGCCGACAAGTATGAAGTCCCGCGCATCTGCTTCGTCAACAAGATGGACAAGCTCGGCGCCGACTTCTACTTCACGGTCGACACGATCATCAACAAGCTCAAGGCCAAGCCCCTCGTCATCCAGCTGCCGATCGGCGTCGAGAACGACTTCATCGGCGTCGTCGACCTCGTGGAGATGCGCGCACTGGTGTGGGCGGGCGACGCCAAGGGTGATGTCACCATGGGCGCCAAGTACGACATCCAGGAGATCCCGGCCGACATGGCCGACAAGGTCGCGGAGTACCGCGAGATCCTCCTCGAGACGGTTGCCGAGACCGACGAAGAGCTTCTCGAGAAGCACTTCGGTGGCGAGGAGCTCACGGTCGCTGAAATCAAGGCTGCGATCCGCAAGCTGACCGTCAACTCGGAGATCTACCCCGTGCTCTGCGGCTCGGCGTTCAAGAACCGCGGCGTGCAGCCGATGCTCGACGCGGTCGTGGACTACCTCCCGTCGCCGCTCGACGTGCCGGCCATCGAGGCCCACGACCCGAAGAACGAAGAGACCGTCATCCTGCGCCACTCCGACCGCGAGGAGCCCTTCACGGCGCTGGCGTTCAAGATCGTGACGCACCCCTTCTTCGGTCGCCTCACCTACATCCGCGTGTACTCCGGTCACCTGGATTCCGGCGCGCAGATCGTCAACTCGACGAAGTCCAAGAAGGAGCGCATCGGGAAGATCTTCCAGATGTACGCCAACAAGGAGAACCCGGTCCCCGCGGTCACCGCCGGTCACATCTACGCGGTCATCGGACTCAAGGACACGACCACGGGCGACACGCTCTGCGATTCGCAGAACCAGGTCGTTCTCGAGTCGATGACGTTCCCCGAGCCGGTCATCGAGGTCGCGATTGAGCCCAAGACCAAGGCCGACCAGGAGAAGCTGGGTCTCGCGATCCAGAAGCTCGCAGAGGAGGACCCGACGTTCCGCGTCGAGCAGAACTCCGACACCGGTCAGACCGTCATCAAGGGCATGGGCGAGCTGCACCTCGACATCCTGGTCGACCGCATGAAGCGGGAGTTCAAGGTCGAGGCGAACGTCGGCAAGCCCCAGGTCGCGTACCGCGAGACGATCAAGAAGTCGGTCGAGAAGCACGACTACACCCACAAGAAGCAGACGGGTGGCTCGGGTCAGTTCGCGAAGATCCAGTTCACGATCGAGCCCCTCGAGGTCACGGCCGACAAGACGTACGAGTTCGAGAACAAGGTCACCGGTGGCCGCATCCCGCGCGAGTACATCAGCCCGACCGACCAGGGCTTCCAGGACGCCATGAACGTCGGCGTGCTCGCCGGCTACCCCATGGTGGGCGTGAAGGCGATCCTCCTCGACGGCGCCTCGCACGACGTCGACTCGTCCGAGATGGCGTTCAAGATCGCCGGCTCGATGGGCTTCAAGGAGGCCGTCCGCCGCGCGAACCCGGTCATCCTCGAGCCGCTCATGTCCGTCGAGGTGCGTACGCCCGAGGAGTACATGGGCGACGTCATCGGCGACCTGAACTCGCGTCGTGGGCAGATCCAGTCCATGGAGGATGCTCAGGGCGTCAAGGTCGTGCGCGCGCTGGTTCCGCTGTCCGAGATGTTCGGCTACATCGGCGACCTCCGCTCGAAGACCTCCGGCCGCGCCGTCTACTCCATGGAGTTCGACAGCTACGCCGAGGTCCCGCGCAACGTCATGGACGAGATCGTCCAGAAGACCAAGGGCGAGTAG